In Desulfofundulus kuznetsovii DSM 6115, the following are encoded in one genomic region:
- a CDS encoding transposase, translating to MPASAEEQAACTIMQYRQVVSYYLQVFQEHQEIIGHSQWLKMAENLTHRTEDNPNAEYPFDEEFPNFPSGLRRNAIAEAHGKALAWRTSYEKWEERKRKHEERNARRIAAGKKPIEFTKRPPQYPEGDNCWLSYYGTEYKWEDSHHIMLKMFTGRSYTYRKIALLQPFVVPPGYAAGSPMLVKKPTGWELHVPIVRVAKLNLKKIEKLVKDPSLKICLVDLGMKRHAVMTIQDTKGRVYAAKFISGAKDNHLRKRYLEKIVNLQMQTGVIPKGERFAKDLWNKVSNLNDDIAHRVSREIVDFAEHHGAKIIVFEYLDDLKPEKGTKSHYLNQKFNYWVKGRIFRYTRYKALHEGIVTCRVPAKNTSARCPYCGMLTIRRYNKGRDGKEVKGVDLAKCTNCGVRDINSDFVGSLGIGTAFRLKYCL from the coding sequence ATGCCGGCCAGTGCAGAGGAACAGGCCGCCTGTACCATTATGCAGTACCGGCAGGTGGTTTCTTATTATCTTCAGGTGTTTCAGGAACACCAGGAGATAATCGGACACAGCCAGTGGCTCAAGATGGCGGAGAATCTGACGCACAGGACGGAGGACAACCCGAATGCGGAGTATCCTTTCGACGAAGAATTTCCCAATTTCCCCTCCGGCTTGCGGAGGAACGCCATCGCCGAGGCCCACGGCAAGGCCCTGGCATGGAGAACCAGCTACGAAAAGTGGGAGGAGAGAAAGCGCAAGCACGAAGAGAGGAATGCCAGGCGCATCGCCGCAGGCAAGAAACCCATTGAGTTTACGAAGCGTCCGCCGCAATATCCGGAGGGCGACAACTGCTGGTTGTCCTACTACGGCACCGAGTACAAGTGGGAAGATTCCCACCATATAATGCTCAAAATGTTCACCGGCAGGTCTTACACTTACCGGAAAATTGCGCTTTTGCAGCCGTTTGTCGTCCCTCCGGGTTACGCCGCAGGTTCTCCCATGCTGGTGAAAAAACCGACCGGCTGGGAGCTGCACGTACCTATTGTGCGGGTGGCAAAATTAAACCTGAAAAAGATTGAGAAACTCGTTAAGGACCCCTCTCTTAAAATCTGTCTGGTCGATCTGGGCATGAAGCGCCACGCGGTGATGACCATCCAGGATACCAAAGGCAGGGTCTACGCGGCGAAGTTCATCTCCGGCGCGAAGGACAACCACCTTAGGAAGCGGTACCTGGAGAAGATAGTCAACCTGCAAATGCAGACCGGGGTTATTCCCAAAGGTGAGCGGTTTGCCAAAGATTTATGGAACAAAGTATCCAACCTGAACGACGACATAGCTCACCGGGTATCCCGGGAAATCGTGGATTTTGCTGAACATCACGGAGCCAAAATTATTGTTTTCGAGTATTTAGATGATTTAAAGCCGGAGAAGGGTACCAAATCTCACTACCTGAACCAGAAGTTTAACTATTGGGTAAAAGGCCGGATATTCCGGTACACGCGCTACAAGGCACTGCACGAAGGCATAGTCACCTGCCGGGTGCCGGCTAAAAACACTTCTGCCCGGTGTCCTTACTGCGGGATGTTAACCATCCGGCGGTACAACAAGGGCCGGGACGGGAAGGAAGTAAAAGGTGTCGACCTGGCGAAGTGTACTAATTGCGGAGTGCGCGACATAAATTCCGACTTTGTGGGCAGTTTGGGTATCGGGACTGCGTTCCGGCTCAAGTACTGCTTATAA
- a CDS encoding Uma2 family endonuclease yields MKEYWVVDPFDQTVEIFSAGEKGWLLAGAYGPEDTLSSPLLPGFSANGEKIFRLPEGLVL; encoded by the coding sequence GTGAAGGAGTACTGGGTGGTGGATCCTTTCGACCAGACCGTGGAAATATTCAGTGCGGGGGAAAAGGGGTGGCTTCTGGCCGGCGCGTACGGCCCGGAAGATACACTTAGCTCTCCCCTTCTTCCCGGTTTCTCCGCCAACGGGGAAAAAATATTCCGCCTGCCTGAAGGGCTGGTGCTGTAA
- a CDS encoding DUF4351 domain-containing protein: MPKDKYDTTMKELFTDSEEDLIRFFCQIEMQVIRQLNIEFPLVEKKRSDLILECRTEKGPAAVHMEFQSTNDSDIPFRMLRYATDLKQKYNLPVYQVLIYFGDREINMADGLSFHFNAQNYLDYRFRAVDLGGITVEEIKKTGNYTLYALLPLTDRKKRKQKGESFLKECAEEIARTPLSFEEKQKALLRAEIFAGLLYEEQVIEMIFREVENMLDLEQSAGYRRIFNKGIEKGIEKGMEKGRRETLRENVLRLLYRKFKKLPAPYVEKIRTLDEYALGMILDNIFEINSLSELEEYL, encoded by the coding sequence ATGCCAAAGGATAAATATGACACCACTATGAAGGAACTCTTTACAGACAGCGAAGAGGACTTGATCCGCTTTTTCTGCCAGATAGAAATGCAGGTGATCCGGCAATTGAATATCGAATTTCCCCTGGTGGAGAAAAAGAGAAGCGATTTGATCCTGGAATGCCGGACAGAAAAGGGACCCGCTGCAGTGCACATGGAATTTCAAAGTACCAATGATAGTGACATTCCCTTTCGCATGCTCCGTTACGCTACCGATTTAAAGCAAAAATACAACCTGCCGGTATATCAGGTCCTCATTTATTTCGGAGACCGGGAAATTAACATGGCGGACGGTTTATCCTTTCATTTTAACGCTCAAAATTACCTGGATTACCGATTCCGGGCGGTAGACCTGGGCGGCATCACGGTCGAAGAGATCAAAAAAACCGGCAACTATACCTTATATGCCCTACTGCCCTTAACCGATAGGAAGAAGAGGAAACAAAAAGGGGAAAGCTTTTTAAAAGAATGCGCTGAAGAGATAGCCCGGACCCCCTTGAGTTTTGAAGAGAAGCAAAAAGCCCTGCTGCGGGCGGAAATATTCGCCGGGCTGCTGTATGAAGAGCAGGTAATCGAAATGATTTTCCGGGAGGTGGAAAACATGCTCGATCTGGAACAGTCTGCCGGTTACCGCAGGATTTTTAACAAGGGCATAGAAAAAGGCATAGAAAAAGGCATGGAAAAGGGGAGGCGGGAAACGCTCAGGGAGAATGTTTTAAGGCTTCTCTACCGGAAGTTTAAAAAACTCCCCGCTCCGTATGTAGAAAAAATAAGGACGCTGGATGAATATGCCCTGGGCATGATTCTGGACAACATCTTTGAAATCAACAGCCTTTCCGAGCTGGAGGAATACCTGTAA
- a CDS encoding nucleotidyltransferase family protein: MAYSEQDLAEMRAGLLKRREQRKKELAQRKELALAAAKRAAGVVRRHGGCRVWLFGSLAGGGRFDEHSDIDLAVAGLPREADFWRLYADVLAAAEPFSVDLVLMEAAGPELRENIRRHGVEI, from the coding sequence ATGGCCTACAGTGAGCAGGATCTGGCTGAAATGCGGGCCGGGCTTTTAAAAAGGCGGGAGCAGCGTAAAAAGGAACTGGCTCAAAGAAAAGAGCTGGCCCTGGCCGCCGCCAAACGGGCCGCCGGTGTAGTCCGCCGGCATGGCGGCTGCCGGGTCTGGCTTTTCGGTTCCCTGGCCGGAGGCGGCCGGTTTGACGAGCATTCGGACATCGACCTGGCTGTGGCGGGCCTGCCCCGGGAGGCGGATTTCTGGCGGCTCTATGCCGATGTACTGGCGGCAGCGGAACCTTTTTCCGTGGACCTGGTGTTGATGGAAGCGGCCGGGCCGGAACTGAGGGAAAACATCCGCCGGCATGGCGTGGAAATTTAG